CCATTGTTAATGAATTGAAAAAAATGTCGCAGCCAGTTTCCACCAGTGAAGAGATCGCTCAGGTAGCAGCTATTTCTGCTAATGATGCCGAGATTGGTAAACACATTGCTGAGGCCATGGCCAAAGTTGGTAAAGAAGGAGTGATTACCGTTGAGGAATCTCAGAGTTTTGGTATTACCAAAGAAGTGGTAGAGGGCATGGAATTTGATAAGGGCTATGTTTCGCCCTACATGATTACCAATGCTGAACGGATGCAAGCTGAATTTGAAGATCCTTATATTTTAATTACCGATAAAAAAATATCAGCCATTCAGGAATTATTACCACTGTTGGAAAAAATGGCGCAAACTGGCCGCAAAGAATTGGTGATTATCGCTGATGATGTTGATGGTGAAGCTTTGGCCACATTAGTAGTGAATAAATTACGTGGCACTTTCAATACTTTGGCTGTTAAAGCACCGGGTTATGGCGATCGTCGTAAAGAGATGTTGCAAGACATAGCTATTTTGACGGGCGGTAAAGTCATTTCCGAAGAAGTTGGTTTGAAACTGGAAAATGCCGATATGGAAGTATTGGGTCGTGCTCATAAGGTAAAGGCGACCAAAGAAAAAACCACTATTGTTGAAGGACATGGTGATAAGAATGAAATCGCTCAGCGTGTAGCGCAGATCAAAAAAGAAGTGGAATTAATGGAATCAGATTTTGATCGGGAAAAGTTACAAGAACGATTAGCTAAATTAGCTGGCGGTGTTGCAGTTATCAAAGTAGGAGCTGCTTCTGAAGTAGAAATGAAAGAAAAGAAACACCGTATTGAAGATGCCTTAGCAGCAACCAAAGCGGCTATTGAAGAAGGAATAGTTGTTGGTGGTGGTGTGGCTCTAGTCCGAGCCACTCGGGCACTAGATGACGTCAAAGTAGATATTGATGAAAAAATTGGTTTGGATATCTTACGTCGCGCGCTAGATGAGCCGATTAAGATGATTGCTAACAACGCTGGTAAAGACGGTAGTGTTATTGCTGAGGCCGTGAAGAATAGATCGGGTAATGAAGGTTATAATGCAGCAACTAATCAATTTGAAGATTTGGTTAAGGCTGGTATCGTTGATCCGACTAAGGTAACCAGAAGCGCTTTGCAAAACGCCGCTTCTATTGCCGCTATCTTTCTAACTACCGAAGCAGTAGTTACTGATTTACCAAAGAAAGAAGAAGAACACAGTCATGGTGGTGGCCGAGGAATGGGCATGGGAATGCCCGGTGGTATGGACATGATGTAATCAATATTGATTGAATATATAACCCAGCCCTTCGCGAAGGGCTGGGTTTAGTATAGCATTGGCTTTTATTGGCTTTTGTAATATAATAACCATGTTAATTATTAAGATAAT
The Candidatus Komeilibacteria bacterium CG_4_10_14_0_2_um_filter_37_10 DNA segment above includes these coding regions:
- the groL gene encoding chaperonin GroEL, with amino-acid sequence MAKQIIFNEEARQRIKRGVDKLANAVKVTLGPKGRNVVLDQGFGAPIITKDGVTVAKEIELEDKFENIGAELVKEVASKTNDVAGDGTTTATVLAQSIIAEGIKNVTAGTNPLAIKSGIEKGVEAIVNELKKMSQPVSTSEEIAQVAAISANDAEIGKHIAEAMAKVGKEGVITVEESQSFGITKEVVEGMEFDKGYVSPYMITNAERMQAEFEDPYILITDKKISAIQELLPLLEKMAQTGRKELVIIADDVDGEALATLVVNKLRGTFNTLAVKAPGYGDRRKEMLQDIAILTGGKVISEEVGLKLENADMEVLGRAHKVKATKEKTTIVEGHGDKNEIAQRVAQIKKEVELMESDFDREKLQERLAKLAGGVAVIKVGAASEVEMKEKKHRIEDALAATKAAIEEGIVVGGGVALVRATRALDDVKVDIDEKIGLDILRRALDEPIKMIANNAGKDGSVIAEAVKNRSGNEGYNAATNQFEDLVKAGIVDPTKVTRSALQNAASIAAIFLTTEAVVTDLPKKEEEHSHGGGRGMGMGMPGGMDMM